Proteins encoded within one genomic window of Gigantopelta aegis isolate Gae_Host chromosome 2, Gae_host_genome, whole genome shotgun sequence:
- the LOC121376760 gene encoding alpha-(1,3)-fucosyltransferase C-like, producing MRCGTLKFCQQIRPKQTLVIIICIVLMSSVWWMSSLVNIPNVVQRFVQTTWRKSNTVEDTKPNYYFPITAKYTDGNKHAFKRPPSSKDNKGTADKLILLQNSPGKPWDLIAAKELRSCSANCTLVTSGNNLNDFDAVIFYGVGYPRDSPPRKTPDQVWIYFIRETPYYSEDSNFNRAEWRNKINWTMTYRSDSDIWYPYGRILKREKPKQLDFQGVTKNKTKLAAWFVSHCRTPGERHKYVEEIQKTISVDIYGRCGNKKCDNNKAKQCLQMLSRDYKFYISFENSFCYDYITEKALLYMGADIVAVVRGGANYSKFLPPNSFINTADFKSPKLLAEYLVYLDKNHTAYAEYLQWKNHYYSETERVPICELCTKLSNATAYANVYKDIYSWWHKDTCKRPNDLGS from the exons ATGCGGTGCGGTACACTCAA GTTCTGTCAGCAAATTCGCCCCAAGCAAACTCTTGTGATTATAATATGTATAGTGTTAATGTCGTCTGTTTGGTGGATGTCCTCATTGGTAAATATACCAAATGTAGTACAACGCTTTGTCCAAACCACCTGGCGAAAATCCAACACGGTTGAAGACACAAaaccaaattattattttccgattactgctaaatatactgatggaaacaaaCATGCATTCAAACGGCCACCTTCTAGTAAAGACAACAAAGGAACAGCTGACAAATTAATTCTATTACAAAACAGTCCAGGGAAGCCCTGGGATTTGATTGCGGCCAAGGAACTTCGATCATGTTCTGCTAATTGCACATTGGTGACTTCTGGCAACAACCTGAACGACTTTGATGCTGTTATATTCTACGGAGTGGGTTATCCGAGAGATAGTCCACCTAGAAAGACTCCAGACCAAGTGTGGATTTATTTTATAAGAGAGACTCCATACTACAGTGAGGACTCCAACTTTAACAGGGCAGAATGGAGAAACAAGATCAACTGGACTATGACGTACAGATCAGATTCTGACATCTGGTATCCGTATGGACGTATACTTAAAAGAGAAAAACCTAAACAGTTAGATTTTCAAGgagtaacaaaaaacaaaaccaaactggCAGCGTGGTTTGTCAGCCATTGCAGAACGCCAGGCGAACGTCATAAATACGTCGAGGAGATTCAGAAGACGATTTCAGTTGACATTTACGGACGTTgtggaaataaaaaatgtgaCAATAATAAGGCCAAACAGTGTTTGCAAATGCTTTCTCGGGACTATAAATTCTATATATCATTTGAAAACAGTTTCTGTTATGACTATATTACTGAAAAGGCTCTCCTGTACATGGGTGCAGACATTGTCGCTGTAGTACGAGGAGGCGCGAATTACAGTAAATTTTTACCTCCCAATTCGTTCATCAATACAGCAGATTTCAAGAGTCCCAAGCTCCTCGCTGAATATCTTGTCTACCTGGACAAAAACCACACGGCGTATGCAGAATATTTACAGTGGAAGAATCATTACTATTCGGAAACAGAGAGGGTGCCTATCTGTGAACTGTGTACAAAACTGTCAAATGCTACAGCCTATGCCAATGTTTATAAGGACATTTACTCTTGGTGGCATAAAGATACATGCAAGAGACCAAACGATTTGGGTTCCTGA
- the LOC121380483 gene encoding uncharacterized protein LOC121380483 has translation MIMSHPCTMGTEHRVQQRSKEWFELRRKVLLTASVFCEAVGIGKGKPYDFFMHLLQDVNEEEPEVQNRFTEHGIAMEEIMKELYVLLSGSRIRDSGFWTPHKDSCLKYLIGASPDGIVYDDGEASPPLGLVEFKAPVYKMYSGNRLIGGIPRHYMTQVQGQMAVCGAPWCDFLAVCKNTKEIVLKRVFFHPGYWSNISHTLKLFCHALQVLADTCI, from the coding sequence ATGATTATGTCACATCCTTGCACCATGGGGACAGAACACAGAGTTCAGCAGAGGTCGAAGGAATGGTTTGAGCTCAGAAGGAAAGTCCTGCTGACTGCCTCCGTCTTCTGTGAGGCAGTCGGAATTGGCAAGGGAAAGCCCTACGACTTCTTTATGCATCTGCTTCAGGACGTCAACGAAGAAGAACCTGAGGTTCAAAATCGTTTCACGGAGCATGGTATCGCCATGGAAGAAATCATGAAGGAACTTTATGTGCTCTTGTCCGGCAGCAGAATCCGCGATTCTGGATTCTGGACTCCACACAAGGACAGCTGTCTGAAGTATCTCATCGGAGCATCTCCCGATGGAATCGTGTATGATGACGGCGAGGCGAGTCCACCTTTGGGACTGGTCGAGTTTAAAGCGCCCGTCTACAAGATGTATTCGGGCAACAGGTTGATAGGAGGGATACCCAGACACTATATGACACAGGTTCAAGGTCAGATGGCAGTATGCGGTGCCCCGTGGTGTGACTTTCTAGCTGTTTGCAAAAACACCAAGGAGATTGTTTTGAAACGGGTTTTCTTTCATCCTGGATATTGGTCGAACATTTCTCATACACTGAAACTCTTTTGCCATGCACTTCAGGTATTAGCAGATACATGCATTTAG